In the Streptomyces sp. NBC_00525 genome, one interval contains:
- a CDS encoding transglycosylase SLT domain-containing protein, whose amino-acid sequence MSFARNLVSAPRISRRKAAAAGATVLLGATGLGLGVSSTAMAAPSAVPTSAGSAQDTARQMIGDGAQFQCFSNIVSHESGWNPTATNASSGAYGLVQALPASKMASAGSDWKTNPGTQIKWGLDYMNSRYGSPCAAWSFWQANNWY is encoded by the coding sequence GTGTCGTTCGCCCGTAACCTCGTCTCCGCGCCCCGCATCTCCCGTCGCAAGGCCGCCGCTGCCGGCGCCACCGTTCTGCTGGGCGCCACCGGCCTCGGCCTGGGGGTCTCCTCCACGGCCATGGCGGCCCCGTCCGCCGTGCCGACGTCCGCCGGGAGTGCCCAGGACACGGCGCGGCAGATGATCGGTGACGGCGCCCAGTTCCAGTGCTTCAGCAACATCGTCAGCCACGAGAGCGGCTGGAACCCGACCGCGACCAACGCCTCCTCCGGTGCCTACGGCCTGGTCCAGGCGCTGCCCGCGTCGAAGATGGCGTCGGCCGGTTCCGACTGGAAGACCAACCCCGGTACGCAGATCAAGTGGGGTCTGGACTACATGAACTCCCGCTACGGCAGCCCCTGCGCCGCCTGGTCCTTCTGGCAGGCCAACAACTGGTACTGA
- a CDS encoding bifunctional glycosyltransferase 87/phosphatase PAP2 family protein, whose product MLWLIVAALALRQMAVVLRRPPGERLTDLETWIGPHSVLHVPGSLYDTDHFTGTPFAGLVLKPLTRTAEQSLGVAWTFGSLLLVAALGVVAARALPGPVGRRTALLAAPVAISLLMLSLPVREALHLGQVSILPVLLVLVGLFAVRGERRAGVLIGVAAALQPTVLLFAVLLRLTGRRRAALTATAAFAGCTALAWAVMPHDSWTYWVHHVAGAGLGDQADSLANQSLHGALLRSGLTGPPEIALFLALGAAVCAIGLRRAVRYAHDGQLLLAVAVTGCVAVAVSPTAWQHQLLWVLLAVVGRAGRRASDRMVWPAVVVLVTTLPGTVLLPNIGAAFPVRDNVLLIAALGAACAAPFLPRTSPYWRRPLPTAYAEPAASRRTPLLPLRRALGRPNLLLELLLLRVVYSAYAHIRLAATAGRETAERHGRQIHSVERRLHIDIEHALNHAVARTGELRAFFDYYYATFHFLVPLAILAVLYVRRPADYRWARTALGLATLLALVGFWLYPLAPPRLMPGLGFIDTVHGVQDFAQPDYGALTAVTNQYAAMPSLHFGWSLWCGVIVVLLAPKPWMKALGALHPLFTVSAIVATANHWVLDAVGGATVVALGFLITYVLTGPRRSRAAPPAPAAPEDAGRALEART is encoded by the coding sequence GTGCTCTGGCTGATCGTGGCCGCGCTGGCCCTGCGGCAGATGGCGGTCGTCCTGCGCCGGCCGCCGGGCGAACGGCTCACCGATCTGGAGACCTGGATCGGCCCGCACAGCGTGCTCCACGTACCCGGCTCGCTCTACGACACCGACCACTTCACCGGCACGCCGTTCGCCGGGCTCGTCCTCAAGCCGCTCACCCGTACCGCCGAACAGAGCCTCGGCGTCGCCTGGACCTTCGGATCGCTGCTGCTGGTCGCCGCCCTCGGCGTCGTCGCGGCCCGCGCCCTGCCCGGCCCGGTCGGCCGGCGCACCGCCCTGCTCGCCGCACCCGTCGCGATCAGCCTGCTCATGCTCTCGCTGCCGGTGCGCGAGGCCCTCCACCTCGGCCAGGTCAGCATCCTGCCCGTCCTCCTGGTCCTCGTCGGCCTCTTCGCCGTGCGCGGGGAGCGCAGGGCCGGGGTCCTGATCGGCGTCGCCGCCGCTCTCCAGCCGACCGTGCTCCTCTTCGCGGTCCTGCTCCGGCTCACCGGCCGGCGCCGCGCCGCGCTCACCGCCACCGCCGCCTTCGCCGGCTGCACCGCCCTGGCCTGGGCCGTCATGCCGCACGACTCATGGACGTACTGGGTGCACCACGTCGCCGGGGCCGGACTCGGCGACCAGGCCGACAGCCTCGCCAACCAGTCCCTGCACGGGGCGCTGCTGCGATCCGGCCTGACCGGGCCGCCGGAGATCGCGCTGTTCCTGGCGCTCGGCGCCGCCGTCTGCGCCATCGGCCTGCGCCGCGCCGTGCGGTACGCGCACGACGGGCAGCTCCTGCTCGCCGTGGCCGTCACCGGCTGCGTCGCCGTCGCCGTGTCCCCGACCGCCTGGCAGCACCAGCTGCTGTGGGTGCTGCTCGCCGTGGTCGGCCGGGCGGGCCGGCGCGCCTCGGACCGCATGGTGTGGCCGGCCGTCGTGGTCCTGGTCACCACCCTGCCGGGCACCGTGCTGCTGCCGAACATCGGGGCGGCGTTCCCGGTACGCGACAACGTGCTGCTCATCGCCGCGCTCGGGGCCGCCTGCGCCGCCCCGTTCCTGCCGCGCACCTCCCCGTACTGGCGGCGGCCGCTGCCCACCGCGTACGCGGAGCCCGCCGCCTCCCGCCGGACCCCGCTCCTGCCGCTGCGGCGGGCCCTCGGCCGGCCCAACCTGCTTCTCGAACTGCTGCTGCTGCGGGTCGTCTACTCCGCGTACGCGCACATCCGGCTGGCCGCCACGGCTGGACGGGAGACCGCCGAACGGCACGGCCGGCAGATCCACTCCGTCGAGCGCCGGCTGCACATCGACATCGAACACGCCCTCAACCACGCGGTCGCCCGCACCGGCGAGCTGCGGGCCTTCTTCGACTACTACTACGCGACCTTCCACTTCCTCGTGCCGCTGGCCATCCTCGCCGTGCTGTACGTACGCCGCCCCGCCGACTACCGCTGGGCGCGCACCGCCCTCGGCCTCGCCACCCTGCTGGCCCTCGTCGGCTTCTGGCTCTACCCGCTCGCCCCGCCTCGGCTGATGCCCGGCCTCGGCTTCATCGACACGGTCCACGGCGTCCAGGACTTCGCCCAGCCCGACTACGGGGCGCTGACGGCCGTCACCAACCAGTACGCGGCGATGCCCTCGCTGCACTTCGGCTGGTCCCTGTGGTGCGGGGTGATCGTCGTGCTGCTCGCCCCGAAACCGTGGATGAAGGCGCTCGGCGCGCTGCATCCGCTGTTCACCGTCTCCGCGATCGTCGCGACCGCCAACCACTGGGTGCTGGACGCGGTGGGCGGGGCGACCGTCGTCGCGCTCGGCTTCCTGATCACGTACGTGCTCACCGGGCCGCGCCGGTCGCGCGCCGCCCCGCCGGCACCCGCGGCACCGGAGGACGCGGGCCGGGCGCTGGAGGCCCGGACCTGA
- a CDS encoding AEC family transporter — MSALLSGFAPIWVLTGIGYAVGRGGLLGERAEAVLGRFVFHVAMPAALFTLVSGASPDVFGHPSMVAFAASTAVAAGAGFVLARRVFGRDRAGAAIGAMTSGQVNSANLGIPVAVQVLGDASFVAQVILFQVLVLSPVILTLLDSGTRGGGKGEPGVRRGGGVRRMLTMPVRNPIILASLLGVAVSASGLRLPAALTHPCEVLGAAAVPTALITLGLSLHRGPGGGEGRGGRGSRAETAVVVAVKTLGQPLVALLVAGPLLGLADDRLLAVVLCAALPSAQNSFIYAREYGLDTGPARDAIVASTLVSMVTLSVAAWALGGR; from the coding sequence ATGTCCGCCCTGCTCTCCGGCTTCGCCCCCATCTGGGTCCTGACCGGCATCGGCTACGCGGTCGGGCGCGGTGGACTCCTCGGGGAGCGGGCGGAGGCGGTGCTCGGCCGGTTCGTCTTCCACGTGGCCATGCCCGCGGCCCTGTTCACCCTGGTGTCGGGGGCGAGCCCGGACGTCTTCGGTCATCCGTCGATGGTGGCGTTCGCCGCGAGTACGGCGGTGGCCGCCGGTGCCGGGTTCGTCCTGGCGCGGCGGGTCTTCGGCCGGGACCGGGCCGGGGCGGCGATCGGCGCGATGACCTCGGGCCAGGTGAACTCCGCCAATCTCGGCATTCCGGTGGCGGTGCAGGTGCTGGGCGACGCCTCGTTCGTGGCGCAGGTCATCCTCTTCCAGGTACTGGTGCTCTCGCCGGTGATCCTGACGCTGCTGGACTCCGGGACGCGCGGCGGCGGGAAGGGGGAGCCGGGCGTGCGGCGGGGCGGCGGGGTCCGCCGGATGCTCACCATGCCCGTGCGCAACCCGATCATCCTGGCCTCGCTGCTCGGGGTGGCCGTCTCGGCGTCCGGGCTGCGGCTGCCGGCCGCGCTGACGCATCCGTGCGAGGTGCTGGGCGCGGCTGCGGTGCCCACGGCCCTGATCACGCTCGGCCTGTCGCTGCACCGGGGGCCGGGCGGGGGCGAGGGGCGCGGGGGGCGCGGAAGCCGGGCGGAGACGGCGGTCGTCGTCGCGGTGAAGACGCTGGGGCAGCCGCTGGTCGCACTGCTGGTGGCGGGCCCGCTGCTGGGGCTGGCGGACGACCGGCTGCTGGCGGTGGTGCTGTGCGCGGCGCTGCCCTCGGCGCAGAACTCGTTCATCTACGCCCGTGAGTACGGCCTGGACACCGGGCCGGCCCGCGACGCGATCGTGGCGTCCACGCTGGTGTCGATGGTCACGCTGTCGGTGGCGGCCTGGGCGCTGGGGGGCCGGTGA